In Sphingomonas sp. M1-B02, the sequence CCTCAAAGCCGAAACGTCGAAAAAGTAGGGGGGGTGGCATGAAGGGTCCGGCGGTCTTCCTCGCGCAGTTCATGGGCGATGCCGCGCCGTTCGACACGCTGCCGTCCGCTGCGCGCTGGATGGCGGATGCGGGCTATGTCGGCGTCCAGATCCCGACCTGGGACAGCCGCTGCATCGATCTGGCGCTGGCGGCCGAAAGCCAGGATTATTGCGACGAGCTCGCCGGCACCTGCCGCGAAGCAGGGGTTGAGATCACCGAATTGTCGACGCACCTGCAGGGCCAGTTGGTTGCGGTGCATCCGGCTTATGACGTGGCGTTCGACGGTTTCGCGCCCGAGTCGCTGCGCGGCAAGCCTGCCGAGCGCCAGGCCTGGGCAGTCGAGCAACTCCATTTCGCCGCCAAGGCCAGCCGCCGCCTTGGTCTGAATGCGCATGCGACCTTTTCCGGCGCGCTCGCCTGGCCCTATCTCTATCCCTGGCCGCAGCGTCCGGCGGGACTCGTCGAGGAAGCGTTCGGCGAGTTGGCGAAGCGTTGGCGGCCGATCCTCGATGCGTTCGAGGAGCAGGGCGTCGATCTGGCCTATGAGATCCATCCCGGCGAGGACTTGCACGACGGGGTGACCTTCGAGCGGTTCCTCGCCGGCGTCGGCAACCACCCCCGCGCCAACATCCTCTACGATCCCAGCCATTATGTGCTGCAGGCGCTCGATTATCTCTCCTTCATCGATATCTATCACGAGCGGATCCGGATGTTCCACGTCAAGGATGCCGAGCTCAACCCGACCGGGCGCTCGGGAGTCTACGGCGGCTTCCAGGACTGGATCGATCGCCCCGGCCGCTTTCGCTCGCTAGGCGACGGGCAGGTCGATTTCGGCGGCATCTTCTCGAAGCTGACGCAATATGGCTATGCCGGCTGGGCAGTGCTCGAATGGGAATGCTGCCTGAAGCATCCCGAGGACGGCGCGCGTGAGGGCGCACCGTTCATCGCCGCGCATATGATCCGCCGTGCGGACAAGGCTTTCGACGATTTTGCGGGCGGCAGCGATCCGGGGCTCAACCGGGCGCTGCTGGGGCTGGACTAGAGACTCGAACGGAGGGGATGGGGATGGCCGAGGCGAGCAACAAAGGACGGCTGTTCTGGCTGGGTATCCTGGCGCTGTTCACTGCAGCATCGGGGCTGGCGATTCGGGGGGCGATCGCGAGCGGGCTCAAGGCCGAGTGGATCGATCCGATCGCGCCGTTGCAAGCTGGCGAGCTGCTCGCCGCGGCGCTGGGCGCTGCGTTCCTGAGTTTCGCGATCACCTTGTTTGTCGCCAGCGCATTGCTCGACCAGATCGGCATGAAGCGCTGCCTGGTCGGCGCAGGACTTTGCTTCTTCGCCGGGCCGCTGCTGGTGATCGCCGCGGGCCATCTGGCAACGGGCATGAGTGTCTATACTTTGGTCTGGATCGGCATGCTGCTCAGCGGCATCGGCTGGGGGCTGACCGAGGCGGCGATCAATCCGCTCACCGCGCAGCTCTATCCCGAGGATACCACCCACCGGCTCAACGTGCTGCACGCCTGGTTTCCCGGCGGGATCATCATCGGCGGGCTTGCCGGCTTTTTCCTGTCGGCGGCGCTGCCCTGGCAGGGAATCATGGCGCTGGTGATGATCCCAGCCGCCGCGACCGTGCTGATCGCCGCGACCACCGATTTCCCGCCGCCGCTGCGCAGCCAGAGTGGGGTGAGCTTCGGCGCGATGATAAGCGAAGTGTTTCGGCGCCCGAGCTTCTTCATCTGGTTCGCGGCGATGTTCCTGACCGCCGCGTCCGAACTCGCGCCCGGGCAGTGGATCGATGTTGCATTGTCGAACCGCGTCGGCATGCGGGGCATCCTGCTGCTGGTCTATGTCAACGCGCTGATGTTCGTCTTTCGTCATTTTGCCGGACGGCTGGCGAACCGGATATCGAACCCCGGTTTGCTTTGGGTATCGAGCCTGTTGGCCGCGATCGGCCTGTTCATGCTCTCGCAGGCGCAGACCCCGGTCGCGGCGGTGCTCGCATCGACCGTGTGGGGCCTCGGCGTGTGCGTGATGTGGCCGACGATGCTCGCCTCGGTCGCGGAGC encodes:
- a CDS encoding MFS transporter; amino-acid sequence: MAEASNKGRLFWLGILALFTAASGLAIRGAIASGLKAEWIDPIAPLQAGELLAAALGAAFLSFAITLFVASALLDQIGMKRCLVGAGLCFFAGPLLVIAAGHLATGMSVYTLVWIGMLLSGIGWGLTEAAINPLTAQLYPEDTTHRLNVLHAWFPGGIIIGGLAGFFLSAALPWQGIMALVMIPAAATVLIAATTDFPPPLRSQSGVSFGAMISEVFRRPSFFIWFAAMFLTAASELAPGQWIDVALSNRVGMRGILLLVYVNALMFVFRHFAGRLANRISNPGLLWVSSLLAAIGLFMLSQAQTPVAAVLASTVWGLGVCVMWPTMLASVAERYPRGGSWAMGLVGSAGALASYFVLPRLGAMFDQAKIEFAGGPEAFAALTGAAKLAVEDAAASVSFQKLAFLPIILLFVFGFIWLRERGKSRTMLAGEVA
- a CDS encoding sugar phosphate isomerase/epimerase family protein, with the translated sequence MKGPAVFLAQFMGDAAPFDTLPSAARWMADAGYVGVQIPTWDSRCIDLALAAESQDYCDELAGTCREAGVEITELSTHLQGQLVAVHPAYDVAFDGFAPESLRGKPAERQAWAVEQLHFAAKASRRLGLNAHATFSGALAWPYLYPWPQRPAGLVEEAFGELAKRWRPILDAFEEQGVDLAYEIHPGEDLHDGVTFERFLAGVGNHPRANILYDPSHYVLQALDYLSFIDIYHERIRMFHVKDAELNPTGRSGVYGGFQDWIDRPGRFRSLGDGQVDFGGIFSKLTQYGYAGWAVLEWECCLKHPEDGAREGAPFIAAHMIRRADKAFDDFAGGSDPGLNRALLGLD